The following coding sequences are from one Oligoflexus sp. window:
- a CDS encoding EamA family transporter: MGWFALAICCMVFCSFKSVLAKRLLHSFEPSSFSFFDQFFTMLFVLPFLHARSLASLDSDFWLMLGASVVPSMVGVVYLSKATKHGQMSDVSPLLIFLPVFVALAGPLWNDDALSQKAWAGICTVGVGGYFLKLEAWRRPFDPLVRIMSDRAARYVWITVILGVWTTQIQKWMVQAYDAGTALFFTTLGVFLCLVPLTFRHAGGLKNLTREAGQAWKLLIILGVVSSISAWSQFEAYNEGGDVATILSIKRLSVIFVSFYGFTVLRENMNVPKVIGIGLMTLGGVVLYFA; encoded by the coding sequence TTGGGATGGTTTGCGCTTGCCATTTGCTGCATGGTTTTTTGCAGCTTTAAATCAGTGCTGGCGAAAAGACTTTTGCACAGCTTCGAGCCCTCGAGCTTTTCCTTCTTCGATCAATTCTTCACTATGCTCTTTGTTCTTCCCTTCCTGCATGCGCGGAGCCTCGCGTCGCTCGATTCGGACTTCTGGTTGATGCTCGGTGCGAGCGTGGTGCCATCGATGGTCGGCGTCGTCTATTTAAGCAAGGCGACCAAACACGGGCAGATGTCCGACGTGTCCCCGCTTTTGATCTTTCTTCCCGTCTTCGTCGCCCTCGCCGGACCGCTTTGGAACGACGACGCCTTGAGCCAGAAGGCCTGGGCGGGTATCTGCACCGTGGGTGTGGGCGGTTACTTTCTGAAGCTCGAAGCCTGGCGCCGCCCCTTCGATCCTTTGGTTCGCATCATGAGTGACCGTGCCGCGCGTTATGTCTGGATCACGGTCATCCTGGGCGTCTGGACCACGCAGATTCAAAAATGGATGGTGCAGGCCTATGATGCCGGCACCGCCCTTTTCTTCACGACGCTCGGCGTTTTCCTGTGCCTCGTCCCCCTCACCTTCCGTCACGCCGGAGGCCTTAAGAACCTGACGCGTGAAGCCGGGCAGGCCTGGAAACTCCTGATCATTCTGGGCGTCGTCTCCTCGATCTCCGCCTGGTCGCAGTTCGAGGCCTATAACGAAGGTGGAGACGTGGCCACGATCCTCAGCATTAAACGGCTGAGCGTGATCTTCGTCAGTTTTTATGGATTCACAGTGCTGCGGGAGAATATGAACGTACCCAAGGTCATCGGCATCGGCCTGATGACCCTGGGTGGTGTGGTGCTTTATTTCGCGTGA